One Vicingus serpentipes DNA window includes the following coding sequences:
- a CDS encoding T9SS type A sorting domain-containing protein, with product VVFGATGLSYCSAALERDNMINNDGWVISDFGMNCPLPIELLSFDATIKKSGEVTLNWISASEINNDYYTVERSADASSWIELERIKGAGNSSSQINYEVSDSNPLSGISYYRLKQTDYNGDYSYSDVQVVTLNSEVKIAVYPNPVRENLFISNLCEECIVNIYSSTGQLVFSGNTNSINASNWKKGIYEVIIINVEGVKYSSRIIK from the coding sequence GAGTAGTTTTTGGAGCAACAGGTCTATCATACTGTTCAGCCGCTTTAGAAAGAGATAATATGATTAATAATGATGGATGGGTAATTTCAGATTTTGGAATGAATTGCCCACTCCCTATTGAGTTGCTCAGTTTTGATGCAACTATTAAAAAGAGCGGTGAAGTAACTTTAAATTGGATTTCAGCAAGTGAAATTAACAACGATTATTACACTGTTGAACGTTCTGCAGACGCTTCTAGCTGGATTGAATTAGAGAGGATAAAAGGTGCTGGTAATAGTAGTTCTCAGATAAACTATGAAGTATCAGATTCAAATCCTTTAAGTGGAATTTCATATTACCGTTTAAAGCAAACTGATTATAATGGTGATTATTCTTATAGTGATGTCCAAGTTGTTACTTTAAATTCAGAAGTAAAAATTGCCGTATATCCTAACCCTGTAAGAGAAAATCTATTCATTTCTAATTTATGCGAAGAATGTATTGTAAATATTTATTCTTCAACTGGGCAATTAGTTTTTTCAGGTAATACTAATTCAATAAATGCTTCTAATTGGAAAAAAGGAATTTATGAGGTAATTATTATTAATGTAGAAGGAGTAAAATATTCTTCTAGAATTATTAAATAA
- a CDS encoding T9SS type A sorting domain-containing protein, whose translation MKTIIKYSLFLFMSIISLKGHCQSLNILILGSTNSVQLEYKTMDPYSIAEQLDSILANTSSISSYNVVVKDIYKNKVVQTAFGGSGALTSFSYYSHSLFQHYFWPDDKVNNHNDLMGDLNYDWDHIILLEDPYIITNAPGYHALGVNKVLSKIKEGGAQPHLFLQWPDKNNQASIDHFEEVTYRISDGALDSLPVIPAGLAWATIQSSFNDEDSSAEFPSPNGSYLAAASIFSHIFNQSAAISNYTYDDDIANHTHLVSQQASNEQHYSGEFTFVSPFSRCTVKPNVVNFNHTGSSTENGIEAGFRWVMQNEQAFEENNFNRKFHLNYGRANYNWEAAKRYKIDPETYSYSFGHPMQFHSSTGINPNLYGIDHWGSVNNNGADLSVGRYFLNIDSASNGRVLPMRSIVAEMVDQDSTQEMYSDSWHLHPNVNAGGGSYMYTLLTGRCGQESNDPNTSADGSYFTGVKVGYEMAWTMMHLKSKAPGFRVLKGNKQDTLIDGVSTKYIDVHFLNPPTDSVFVNVSSSVPNVISFDNTQLIFTPQNYNTPQRVYLSPGINAGVNDTASAVFTCSSNDIFYDNFSDLWNYRIYGTVTNISSDINLSNIIIYPSPVNNVLNISGVEASDVFSIYSMQGSLLVQGKGNTVNVSNLSRGIYSIRIIGKEQTIIKKFLKQ comes from the coding sequence ATGAAAACTATTATTAAATATTCCTTGTTTCTTTTTATGAGCATTATTTCATTAAAAGGACATTGTCAATCATTAAACATTCTAATATTAGGGAGTACAAATTCTGTTCAATTAGAATATAAAACAATGGACCCATATAGTATTGCAGAACAATTAGATTCTATCTTGGCCAATACTTCTTCAATTAGTTCCTATAATGTAGTTGTAAAAGATATTTATAAAAATAAAGTAGTTCAAACCGCATTTGGAGGTTCAGGGGCCTTAACAAGTTTTAGCTACTATAGTCATTCTTTATTTCAACATTATTTTTGGCCTGATGACAAAGTTAACAATCATAATGATTTGATGGGCGATTTAAATTATGATTGGGACCATATTATTCTTCTTGAAGATCCTTATATTATTACGAATGCTCCTGGTTATCACGCGTTAGGGGTTAATAAAGTTCTATCTAAAATAAAAGAAGGAGGAGCACAACCTCATCTATTTTTGCAATGGCCAGATAAAAACAATCAAGCATCTATTGATCATTTTGAAGAAGTAACATATAGGATTAGTGACGGTGCACTTGATTCGCTTCCAGTTATTCCTGCTGGACTAGCATGGGCAACTATTCAGTCTAGTTTTAATGATGAGGATTCATCAGCAGAATTTCCTTCTCCAAATGGTTCATACTTGGCTGCAGCATCAATTTTTAGTCATATATTTAATCAATCAGCCGCAATATCTAATTATACTTATGATGATGATATTGCAAACCATACTCATCTTGTAAGTCAACAAGCAAGTAATGAGCAACATTACTCTGGAGAATTTACTTTTGTTAGTCCATTTTCTAGATGTACTGTTAAACCAAATGTTGTAAACTTTAATCATACAGGCTCAAGTACTGAAAATGGTATTGAAGCTGGGTTTAGATGGGTAATGCAAAATGAGCAAGCATTTGAAGAGAATAATTTTAATAGAAAATTCCATCTAAACTATGGACGTGCAAATTATAATTGGGAGGCAGCAAAGCGTTATAAAATTGATCCCGAGACTTATTCATATTCATTTGGACACCCAATGCAATTTCATTCAAGCACAGGTATTAATCCAAATTTATATGGGATTGATCATTGGGGTTCAGTTAATAATAATGGAGCAGACTTGAGTGTTGGACGATATTTTTTAAATATAGATTCAGCTAGCAATGGAAGGGTTTTACCAATGCGTAGTATTGTCGCTGAGATGGTCGATCAAGATTCTACTCAGGAAATGTATAGCGATAGTTGGCATTTACATCCAAACGTTAATGCAGGAGGAGGTTCATATATGTATACATTGTTAACAGGAAGATGTGGGCAAGAATCAAACGATCCAAACACTTCTGCTGATGGGAGTTATTTTACAGGGGTTAAAGTAGGTTATGAAATGGCATGGACAATGATGCATTTAAAAAGTAAAGCTCCAGGTTTTAGAGTGTTGAAAGGAAATAAACAGGATACATTAATTGATGGTGTAAGCACTAAATATATAGATGTACACTTTCTTAATCCTCCAACTGATTCTGTTTTTGTTAATGTGAGTTCAAGTGTGCCTAATGTAATAAGTTTTGATAATACACAATTAATATTTACCCCTCAGAACTATAATACGCCTCAACGAGTATACTTATCCCCTGGAATTAATGCAGGTGTTAATGATACAGCTTCTGCAGTATTTACTTGTAGTTCTAACGATATATTTTATGACAATTTCTCTGATCTTTGGAATTATCGAATATATGGAACAGTAACAAATATATCATCAGATATAAATTTATCAAATATTATTATTTATCCTTCACCAGTAAATAATGTCTTAAATATATCAGGGGTAGAGGCTAGTGATGTTTTTAGTATATATTCAATGCAAGGCTCATTGTTAGTGCAAGGGAAGGGTAACACTGTAAATGTAAGCAATTTATCAAGAGGTATTTATTCTATTAGGATAATAGGAAAAGAACAAACGATAATTAAGAAATTTTTGAAGCAGTAA
- a CDS encoding HAD family hydrolase, protein MLENVKNIIFDLGGVIINLNQDLTYAAFKELFPSNFEAILLELDSNHYLEKFETSEITSKEFIDFFQKFDISISEENIISAWNSMLLDIPENRIALINSLAKKYNVSLLSNTNEIHYQFIDEYVIQKHKIKSFDSLFNHTFLSHKISLRKPNTSIFEYVLKEANFLPNETLFIDDTLEHINSAKQLGIRTHHLNLQENQSLIQLFNEH, encoded by the coding sequence ATGTTAGAAAACGTCAAAAATATTATATTCGACCTAGGTGGAGTAATTATAAACTTGAATCAAGATTTAACCTATGCTGCATTTAAGGAACTTTTTCCTTCTAATTTTGAGGCAATACTTCTTGAGTTGGACAGTAATCATTATTTAGAAAAGTTTGAGACATCAGAAATCACATCAAAAGAGTTTATTGATTTTTTTCAAAAATTTGATATTTCAATTTCTGAAGAAAATATAATTAGCGCATGGAATAGTATGTTGTTAGATATTCCTGAAAATCGAATTGCATTAATAAATTCTTTAGCTAAAAAGTATAATGTAAGTTTGTTAAGTAATACAAACGAAATTCATTATCAATTTATTGATGAGTATGTTATTCAAAAGCATAAAATAAAAAGTTTTGATAGTTTATTTAATCATACATTTTTATCTCATAAAATAAGCTTAAGAAAACCCAATACTTCAATTTTTGAATATGTGTTGAAAGAAGCAAACTTTTTGCCTAATGAAACTTTATTTATTGATGATACACTAGAACATATTAATTCAGCCAAACAATTAGGAATTCGAACTCATCACTTAAATTTGCAAGAGAATCAATCATTAATACAATTATTCAATGAACATTAA
- the mtnA gene encoding S-methyl-5-thioribose-1-phosphate isomerase, with protein MNINGKHHHTIWVSEINEKLIQVFDQRYFPHKVEVFDISTTDEAAFAIKEMVVRGAPLIGVTAAYGMYLGCIEALTQSNPDEYLKQVASKLNATRPTAVNLSWAVNEMELALKNASDTDERVRVALKRAHEIKQEDIDICFNIGQYGLKLIQEISKKKNGKRVNILTHCNAGWLATIDWGTATSPIYQAQQAGIDVHVWVDETRPRNQGANLTAFELNQQGVQHTLINDNTGGHLMQHGMVDMVIVGTDRTTRNGDVANKIGTYLKALAAHDNNVPFYVGLPSSTLDFDMVDGVKNIPIETRDENEVKYIQGKVDGEIKSVLICPETTPAANYGFDVTPAKYVTGLITERGICEASEKGIQQLFPEKF; from the coding sequence ATGAACATTAACGGAAAACATCATCATACCATATGGGTTAGCGAAATCAATGAAAAATTAATTCAAGTTTTTGACCAACGTTATTTTCCACATAAAGTAGAAGTGTTTGATATTTCTACTACAGACGAAGCTGCTTTTGCAATTAAAGAAATGGTAGTTAGGGGAGCTCCATTAATTGGAGTTACTGCTGCTTATGGAATGTACTTAGGTTGCATAGAGGCTTTAACGCAAAGTAATCCAGATGAATATTTAAAACAAGTTGCTAGTAAATTAAATGCTACTCGACCAACAGCCGTTAATTTGTCATGGGCGGTTAATGAAATGGAATTAGCTTTAAAAAATGCATCTGATACGGATGAAAGGGTTAGGGTTGCTTTAAAAAGAGCACATGAAATAAAACAAGAGGATATTGATATTTGTTTTAATATTGGTCAGTATGGCTTAAAATTGATTCAAGAAATTTCAAAAAAGAAAAATGGAAAACGTGTAAATATTTTAACTCATTGTAATGCTGGTTGGTTAGCAACAATAGACTGGGGAACAGCTACTTCCCCAATTTATCAAGCACAACAAGCAGGTATAGATGTACATGTGTGGGTGGATGAAACAAGACCTAGAAATCAAGGCGCTAATCTAACAGCTTTTGAGTTGAATCAGCAAGGAGTTCAACATACATTAATTAATGATAACACCGGAGGTCACTTAATGCAACACGGCATGGTTGATATGGTAATTGTGGGAACGGATAGAACAACCCGAAATGGCGATGTAGCTAACAAAATTGGGACTTATTTAAAGGCGCTTGCAGCACACGATAACAATGTTCCTTTTTATGTGGGGTTACCTTCTTCTACCTTAGATTTTGATATGGTTGATGGGGTGAAAAATATTCCAATAGAAACTCGAGATGAGAATGAGGTAAAATATATTCAAGGGAAAGTTGACGGTGAGATTAAATCAGTTTTGATTTGTCCAGAAACAACACCCGCAGCAAATTATGGTTTTGATGTTACTCCTGCAAAATATGTTACAGGATTAATAACTGAAAGAGGAATTTGTGAAGCTTCAGAAAAAGGTATACAACAATTATTTCCAGAAAAATTTTAA
- a CDS encoding class II aldolase/adducin family protein produces the protein MSNQDQFIDEGYIKYNINWINEVLPIAVPNQLMHWRDKMHELKQIGHYADINIGYGNISVKTTKGFLISGTQTGDVYPIQPEHFTLVTDYDIEANSVTCKGEIKASSESMTHAAVYEADEAINAIIHIHNQKLWEKLMDNVPTTKKEVPYGTPEMANEIFRLFKETAVQQEKIIVMAGHDEGIISFGKDLEEAGEILLNFLAKFN, from the coding sequence ATGAGTAATCAGGATCAATTTATAGATGAAGGTTATATTAAGTATAATATTAACTGGATTAATGAAGTATTACCCATAGCTGTTCCCAATCAATTGATGCATTGGAGAGATAAAATGCACGAATTAAAACAAATAGGGCATTATGCTGATATTAATATTGGATATGGTAATATAAGTGTAAAAACAACTAAAGGGTTTTTAATTTCAGGTACTCAAACTGGAGATGTCTATCCTATCCAGCCAGAACATTTTACCTTGGTTACTGATTATGATATAGAAGCAAATAGTGTTACATGTAAAGGCGAAATAAAAGCATCATCAGAATCTATGACCCATGCAGCAGTTTATGAAGCTGATGAAGCTATTAATGCCATTATTCATATTCATAATCAAAAGTTATGGGAGAAATTAATGGATAATGTGCCAACAACAAAAAAGGAAGTACCTTATGGTACTCCAGAAATGGCGAATGAAATTTTCCGTTTATTTAAAGAAACAGCAGTTCAACAAGAAAAAATAATTGTTATGGCTGGCCACGACGAAGGAATTATCTCATTTGGTAAAGATTTAGAAGAAGCAGGAGAAATCTTACTTAATTTCTTGGCAAAGTTCAATTAG
- the mce gene encoding methylmalonyl-CoA epimerase, producing the protein MEKIEHLGIAVKDLQKANEIYSKLFNQEPYKTEIVESEGVSTSFFKVGENKIELLEATNPDSAIAKFIDKKGEGIHHVAFDVEDIYAEMERLRKEGFTILNETPKKGADNKLVCFIHPKSTNGVLIELCQEIK; encoded by the coding sequence ATGGAAAAGATTGAGCACTTAGGTATTGCTGTAAAAGATTTACAAAAAGCTAATGAAATTTATTCAAAACTTTTTAATCAAGAGCCATACAAAACAGAGATTGTAGAAAGCGAAGGTGTGTCGACTTCATTTTTTAAAGTAGGAGAAAACAAAATTGAATTATTAGAAGCTACAAATCCAGATAGTGCTATTGCCAAATTTATTGATAAAAAAGGTGAAGGGATTCATCACGTTGCTTTTGATGTAGAAGATATTTATGCTGAAATGGAAAGACTTAGAAAAGAGGGTTTTACTATTTTAAATGAAACACCAAAAAAAGGTGCTGATAATAAATTAGTTTGTTTTATTCACCCTAAAAGCACTAATGGAGTTCTAATTGAACTTTGCCAAGAAATTAAGTAA
- a CDS encoding T9SS type A sorting domain-containing protein — protein sequence MKQILTTLLVALFAFQVNAGVIVLEGHYQGKNLYVQNPFAGSGVGFCTFEVTINGEVTTDEVNSSAFEIDFANFQLKVGDPVIVKIKHKDDCKPKVLNPEVLKPKSTFEIVSMDVSKDGSFTWVTKNETGKLAYIVEQYRWNKWIKVGEVDGNGSAEDNKYEFKITPHSGENKFRVKQVDYSSKPRYSQASRYISTLGEVSFSPIKAKDFVTFTGETLFEVYDSFGNIVKKGFGEKVDVTNLKKGIYYLNYDNKTDTFVKK from the coding sequence ATGAAACAAATTTTAACCACACTACTTGTAGCTCTATTCGCATTTCAAGTTAATGCAGGAGTAATAGTTCTTGAAGGTCATTACCAAGGTAAAAACCTTTATGTACAAAACCCATTTGCAGGAAGCGGCGTTGGTTTCTGTACTTTTGAAGTAACCATAAACGGTGAAGTAACTACTGATGAAGTTAACTCTAGTGCTTTTGAAATTGACTTTGCAAATTTCCAATTAAAAGTTGGTGATCCTGTAATTGTTAAAATCAAACATAAAGATGATTGTAAGCCAAAAGTTTTAAATCCAGAGGTTTTAAAACCAAAAAGTACTTTCGAAATTGTTTCTATGGATGTATCTAAGGACGGAAGTTTTACCTGGGTAACTAAAAATGAAACTGGAAAATTAGCTTACATTGTTGAGCAATACAGATGGAACAAATGGATAAAGGTTGGTGAAGTTGATGGAAATGGTTCTGCTGAAGACAATAAGTATGAATTTAAAATTACTCCTCATTCAGGAGAAAATAAATTTAGAGTAAAACAAGTTGACTATTCTAGCAAGCCAAGGTATTCTCAAGCTTCAAGATACATTTCTACTTTAGGTGAAGTATCATTTAGCCCAATTAAAGCGAAAGATTTTGTAACCTTTACAGGTGAAACTTTATTTGAAGTTTACGATAGCTTTGGTAACATTGTTAAAAAAGGATTTGGAGAGAAAGTAGATGTAACTAACCTTAAAAAAGGTATTTACTACTTAAACTACGATAACAAAACTGATACTTTTGTAAAAAAATAA
- the asnS gene encoding asparagine--tRNA ligase — MKRIKISDLFASAKIGEEVLVKGWVRTFRSNRFIALNDGSTINNIQAVVDFEKEDESQLKRITTGSAISIVGEVVESQGKGQDIEIVVKSFDVIGDAHPDEYPLQPKKHSLEFLRENAHLRFRTNTFSAVSRIRHNMIFAVHKFFNDKGFYNVHTPIITGSDAEGAGEMFRVTTLDLNNVPKTDEGNIDTKQDFFGKEANLTVSGQLEAELAALALGQVYTFGPTFRAENSNTTRHLAEFWMIEPEVAFNDLNDNMDLAEEMLKYCVQYALDNCKEDLDFLSSRLIEEEKGKPQDQQSMELIEKLKMVVDNDFVRLTYTEAIDILRNCKPNKKGKFQYKIEGWGADLQSEHERYLVEKEFKKPVILTNYPANIKAFYMRQDDELPEAKPGMEVGTTVSAMDILFPGIGEIVGGSQREERLDVLKQKIADFNIPEDHVWWYLDTRKFGTVPHAGFGLGFERLMLFVTGMTNIRDVIPFPRTPKNAEF; from the coding sequence ATGAAGAGAATTAAAATTAGTGACTTGTTTGCCTCGGCAAAAATTGGTGAAGAAGTATTGGTAAAAGGCTGGGTAAGAACGTTTAGAAGTAACCGTTTTATTGCTCTTAATGACGGGTCTACTATAAATAATATTCAAGCAGTTGTTGATTTTGAAAAAGAAGATGAAAGTCAATTAAAAAGAATAACAACGGGATCTGCTATATCTATAGTAGGAGAAGTGGTTGAGTCGCAAGGTAAAGGTCAAGATATAGAAATTGTTGTAAAGTCATTTGATGTTATTGGTGATGCTCATCCTGATGAATATCCTCTACAACCAAAAAAACATTCACTTGAATTTTTAAGAGAAAATGCTCATTTACGTTTTAGAACGAATACGTTTAGTGCAGTTTCTAGAATTCGTCATAATATGATTTTTGCAGTACATAAATTCTTTAACGATAAAGGGTTTTATAATGTGCATACTCCAATAATTACGGGCTCAGATGCTGAAGGTGCAGGAGAAATGTTTAGAGTAACTACGTTAGATTTAAATAATGTTCCGAAAACAGATGAAGGAAATATAGATACAAAGCAAGATTTTTTTGGAAAAGAAGCTAATCTTACTGTTTCTGGTCAGCTTGAGGCTGAATTAGCTGCTTTAGCACTAGGTCAGGTTTATACTTTTGGACCAACTTTTAGAGCTGAAAATTCAAACACTACGCGTCATTTAGCTGAATTTTGGATGATTGAACCTGAAGTTGCATTTAATGATTTAAATGACAATATGGATTTGGCAGAAGAAATGTTAAAATACTGTGTACAATATGCTTTAGATAATTGTAAAGAAGATTTAGATTTTTTAAGTAGTCGTTTAATTGAAGAAGAAAAAGGAAAGCCGCAAGACCAACAATCAATGGAATTGATTGAGAAATTAAAAATGGTAGTTGATAATGATTTTGTTCGTTTAACTTATACTGAAGCGATTGATATTTTAAGGAACTGTAAACCAAATAAAAAAGGAAAATTTCAATATAAAATTGAAGGTTGGGGAGCTGATTTACAATCAGAGCATGAAAGGTATTTGGTAGAAAAAGAATTTAAAAAGCCTGTAATCTTAACTAATTATCCAGCAAACATTAAGGCATTTTATATGCGTCAGGATGATGAATTGCCAGAAGCTAAACCAGGAATGGAAGTTGGAACAACAGTAAGTGCAATGGATATTTTATTTCCTGGAATTGGAGAAATTGTCGGTGGGTCGCAAAGAGAGGAAAGATTAGATGTGCTAAAACAAAAAATAGCTGACTTTAATATACCTGAAGATCATGTTTGGTGGTATTTAGATACTCGTAAATTTGGAACAGTTCCTCATGCTGGTTTTGGTTTAGGATTTGAACGTTTAATGTTATTTGTAACTGGAATGACTAATATTAGAGATGTAATTCCCTTTCCAAGAACACCAAAGAACGCAGAATTTTAA
- a CDS encoding homocysteine S-methyltransferase family protein, translating into MANIREILKERILVLDGAMGTMIQRHQLTEEDFRGERFKDHSCSLKGNNDLLSITRPDIIKSIHAEYYAAGADIAETNSFGATWVAQDDYELASAVYDINYQSAKLAKEVANEFTAKEPNKPRFVAGSMGPTTKLASMSPDVNDPGFRNISFDELVDAFKEQASGLIDGGADLLLVETITDTLNAKAALFAINEIQEEKGTDLPIMISGTITDASGRTLSGQNTEAFVISVEHAKPMTIGLNCALGAEALRPYLKTIREKSDSLVSAHPNAGLPNEMGAYDESPEFMAKQIKVFLDEGLVNIVGGCCGTTPAHIKAIADLASTYSPKNN; encoded by the coding sequence ATGGCAAATATTAGAGAAATATTAAAAGAAAGAATTTTGGTGTTGGATGGTGCTATGGGAACAATGATTCAAAGGCATCAACTAACTGAAGAAGATTTTCGTGGTGAAAGATTTAAAGATCATTCTTGTTCTTTAAAAGGAAATAATGATTTACTTTCTATTACTAGACCAGATATAATTAAAAGTATCCATGCCGAATATTATGCAGCTGGTGCTGATATAGCTGAAACGAATTCTTTTGGAGCGACATGGGTTGCTCAAGATGATTACGAATTAGCTTCAGCGGTTTACGATATTAATTATCAATCAGCTAAGCTAGCAAAAGAAGTAGCAAACGAGTTTACAGCAAAAGAGCCTAATAAACCTCGATTTGTTGCAGGTTCAATGGGACCTACTACTAAGCTTGCATCTATGTCTCCAGATGTAAATGACCCAGGATTTAGAAACATTAGTTTTGATGAGTTGGTGGATGCTTTTAAAGAACAGGCAAGTGGATTAATTGATGGTGGCGCAGATTTATTATTGGTAGAAACTATTACTGATACCTTAAACGCAAAAGCAGCGTTGTTTGCAATTAATGAAATTCAAGAAGAAAAAGGAACTGATTTACCAATAATGATATCAGGAACAATTACTGATGCTAGTGGTCGAACCCTTTCAGGTCAAAATACAGAAGCTTTTGTTATATCTGTAGAACATGCTAAACCAATGACTATTGGTTTAAATTGTGCTTTAGGTGCAGAAGCATTAAGACCATATTTAAAAACTATTAGAGAAAAATCTGATAGTTTAGTTAGTGCTCATCCAAATGCAGGCTTACCAAATGAAATGGGAGCTTATGATGAATCACCAGAATTTATGGCAAAACAAATTAAAGTCTTTTTAGATGAAGGGTTGGTTAATATAGTTGGTGGTTGCTGCGGAACAACACCTGCACACATTAAAGCAATTGCCGATTTAGCTTCAACTTATTCTCCAAAAAATAATTAA